In the Oryza glaberrima chromosome 6, OglaRS2, whole genome shotgun sequence genome, one interval contains:
- the LOC127776248 gene encoding 4-coumarate--CoA ligase 4, with translation MGSMAAAAEAAQEEETVVFRSKLPDIEIPSHLTLQAYCFEKLPEVAAHPCLIDGQTGAVYSYGEVEELSRRAAAGLRRLGVGKGDVVMSLLRNCPEFAFTFLGAARLGAATTTANPFYTPHEIHRQASAAGARVIVTEACAVEKVRGFAADRGIPVVAVDGDFDDCVGFGEAMLDASIEPLDADEEVHPDDVVALPYSSGTTGLPKGVMLTHRSLVTSVAQQVDGENPNLYFRREDVVLCLLPLFHIYSLNSVLLAGLRAGSAIVIMRKFDLGALVDLTRRHGVTVAPFVPPIVVEIAKSPRVTADDLASIRMVMSGAAPMGKDLQDAFMAKIPNAVLGQGYGMTEAGPVLAMCLAFAKEPFEVKSGSCGTVVRNAELKIVDPDTGATLGRNQSGEICIRGEQIMKGYLNDPESTKNTIDKGGWLHTGDIGYVDDDDEIFIVDRLKEIIKYKGFQVPPAELEALLITHPDIKDAAVVPMIDEIAGEVPVAFIVRIEGSAISENEIKQFVAKEVVFYKRLNKVFFADSIPKSPSGKILRKDLRAKLAAGIPTDDNTQSKS, from the exons ATGgggtccatggcggcggcggcggaggcggcgcaggaggaggagacggtggtgTTCCGGTCCAAGCTCCCCGACATCGAGATCCCCAGCCACCTCACCCTGCAGGCCTACTGCTTCGAGAAGCTTCCGGAGGTGGCCGCCCACCCCTGCCTCATCGACGGGCAGACCGGGGCGGTGTACAGCtacggcgaggtggaggagctctcccggcgcgcggcggcggggctgcgGCGGCTCGGGGTGGGGAAGGGCGACGTGGTGATGAGCCTCCTCCGCAACTGCCCCGAGTTCGCCTTCACCTTCCTCGGCGCCGCCAGGCTGggcgcggccaccaccaccgccaacCCGTTCTACACCCCGCACGAGATCCACCGccaggcgtcggcggcgggcgccaggGTGATCGTGACCGAGGCGTGCGCGGTGGAGAAGGTGCGCGGGTTCGCCGCCGACCGCGGCAtccccgtggtcgccgtcgacggGGACTTCGACGACTGCGTCGGGTTCGGGGAGGCGATGCTGGACGCGTCCATCGAgccgctcgacgccgacgaggaggtccaccccgacgacgtcgtcgcccTCCCTTACTCCTCCGGCACCACCGGTTTGCCCAAGGGCGTCATGCTCACCCACCGCAGCCTCGTCACCAGCGTCGCGCAGCAG GTGGACGGGGAGAACCCGAACCTGTACTTCAGGAGGGAGGACGTGGTGCTGTGCTTGCTGCCGCTGTTCCACATCTACTCGCTCAACTCCGTGCTGCTGGCGGGGCTGCGAGCCGGGTCGGCGATCGTGATCATGCGCAAGTTCGACCTGGGCGCGCTGGTGGACCTGACGCGGAGGCACGGCGTCACCGTCGCGCCGTTCGTGCCGCCCATCGTGGTGGAGATCGCCAAGAGCCCCCGCGTCACCGCCGACGACCTCGCCTCCATCCGCATGGTCATGTCCGGCGCCGCTCCCATGGGGAAGGACCTCCAGGACGCCTTCATGGCCAAGATCCCCAACGCCGTCCTGGGACAG GGGTATGGGATGACTGAGGCTGGACCTGTGCTGGCCATGTGTCTGGCCTTCGCAAAGGAGCCATTCGAGGTCAAGTCCGGCTCGTGCGGGACAGTCGTCAGAAACGCGGAGCTGAAGATCGTTGACCCTGACACCGGCGCCACCCTTGGCCGGAACCAGTCCGGGGAGATTTGCATCCGGGGAGAACAAATCATGAAAG GTTATCTGAATGACCCGGAGTCCACGAAGAACACCATCGACAAGGGCGGTTGGCTGCACACAGGAGACATTGGTTatgttgacgacgacgacgagatttTCATTGTTGACCGGCTcaaggaaataataaaatacaaGGGGTTCCAAGTACCTCCTGCGGAACTTGAAGCTCTTCTCATCACACACCCTGATATCAAGGATGCTGCCGTTGTACC GATGATAGACGAAATTGCGGGTGAAGTGCCGGTTGCATTCATTGTACGGATTGAAGGATCTGCAATCAGCGAGAATGAGATCAAGCAATTTGTGGCAAAGGAG
- the LOC127777512 gene encoding uncharacterized protein LOC127777512 yields MGAWFRVGRIAAAARVLWRGPTPASAPSEVRERLAVETVKLFSPGMNQQDRSFWSYLIGYNCGALIILGNANRELDQRAKALAEEREAL; encoded by the exons ATGGGCGCGTGGTTCCGCGTGGGgcggatcgccgccgccgctcgagtcCTCTGGAGAGGCCCCACGCCGGCCTCGGCCCCGTCTGAAGTG CGTGAGCGGCTGGCAGTGGAGACCGTCAAGCTGTTTTCTCCTGGGATGAACCAGCAAGATAGGTCCTTCTGGAGCTACCTCATTGGCTACAACTGTGGCGCCCTGATCATCCTTGGCAATGCTAATAGAGAACTTGATCAGAGGGCAAAGGCTCTTGCTGAGGAACGGGAAGCTCTTTGA
- the LOC127777682 gene encoding fasciclin-like arabinogalactan protein 14 has protein sequence MASRLSLLLLLALVLPASGDDAAAAAAAPAGGASFNVTEILGRFPEFGLFSYLISKTHVDRDINSRNTVTVLVPDNSAVDWLLRRSARLPRAALVELLSVHVVLDYFDAAKIAALPPGKPTVSTTLFQTTGNARRRTGFLAITPTAKGGAVFASAAPGALVNATLKRVVAAVPYNISVLQISNFVVPPGVLTRPRPGPGPLPLPSPPLPRMKPMAIAPTPAPVPAPTKMVPIPPSLPLTDPADEDGDEAPAAAPAPSHGNAVKVMSWWSGLGVLVGTMACVFGYL, from the coding sequence ATGGCGTCCAGGCTCTCCTTGCTCCTGCTCCTCGCCCTCGTCCTCCCGGCTTCCGGTGatgacgccgcggcggcggcggcggcgccggcgggcggcgcgtcGTTCAACGTGACGGAGATCCTCGGCCGGTTCCCGGAGTTCGGGCTGTTCAGCTACCTGATCAGCAAGACGCACGTCGACCGCGACATCAACAGCCGCAACACGGTGACCGTGCTGGTGCCGGACAACTCCGCCGTGGACTGGCTCCTCCGCCGCAGCGCCAGGCTGCCGCGGGCGGCGCTCGTCGAGCTCCTCTCCGTCCACGTCGTGCTCGACTACTTCGACGCCGCGAAgatcgccgcgctgccgccggggAAGCCCACCGTGTCCACCACCCTGTTCCAGACCACCGGGAacgcgcgccgccgcaccgggtTCCTCGCCATCACCCCGACGGCCAAGGGCGGCGCCGtcttcgcctccgccgcgcccggcGCGCTGGTGAACGCCACGCTCAAGAGggtggtcgccgccgtgccgtaCAATATCTCCGTGCTCCAGATCAGCAACTTCGTCGTGCCGCCGGGCGTCCTCACGAGGCCAcggccggggccggggccgCTGCCGTTGCCGTCCCCGCCGTTGCCGAGGATGAAGCCGATGGCGATCGCGCCGAccccggcgccggtgccggcccCGACAAAGATGGTGCCGATCCCGCCGAGTTTGCCGCTGACGGATCCGGCCgatgaggacggcgacgaggcgccggccgccgcgccggcgccgtcgcatGGCAACGCGGTGAAGGTGATGAGTTGGTGGTCAGGCCTTGGCGTGCTCGTGGGGACGATGGCATGCGTGTTCGGTTATTTGTAG